One genomic segment of Chitinibacter sp. FCG-7 includes these proteins:
- a CDS encoding putative Ig domain-containing protein, whose protein sequence is MNTSFLAFPLSYALLCAGFFPVVLKAADTVEPEPPAERNFEAEFSANQSDPFGFVATGELTGLLGEQYPVYSRLQLGQNYRELLMRAGLPLFGQQGLIVLTGRGLYSRQEYDFGSSLTKAWTRESTFGIDISGKLFGFKTGAYGSYSKAPAKDLGSVLQTIETDDVYRQYLQPRRLSGNRDWSGGLMLSGVVNPTLRTSLSLGVQRVERILSSGTQVNTGMTSSLAVDWLPGGGSMLNVNGNISRDTYGANIRFYYPIVRQVSAFVQCNGSRYRASRDNQLACGVGVQYRFGASPAITTFETDTPDTFTPRELMDQTRQIPVYATHSTTPVQVDNTASPILLTEISKSGLDDNSSFDRQTGDIVVTTNSNLVCGSPLRFTRIMGGSEASLPLSLLSTNPSSTPQVIRFDTRGLRPYLQGGAAPATFIASFEQCTVTLTSSGEQLIIRSVTTKPNLPDSPSMLQAPLVSITGTASLSISNRLTDPDGLRNIEYLLYSARGELIGRNSSGSFSGLNANTVYQAQTRAEALNKSTGVYSQITSPLTTAQTQAATPPVVGNVPDQNGQVGSAISLTLSNFVTASNGDAITGYMLSGALPSGLVFDSTSGVLSGTPTAVGFATLSLSAMDKDGVSNSDSFVLTIDPAPVPPVVASIPDQIAQAGSAFSLNLGSFVSSTNGDAITSYMLSGALPSGLVFNSNTGILSGTPIAAGTVTLDFSAADKDGVSNSDRFVLTIAPAPVPPVVANIPDQTGQVGSAFSLNLGGFVAATNGDGITSYILTGALPSGLVFNSGTGILSGTPIAAGTVTLSFSAADKDGASNSDNFVLTIIPAPGTPPVVGSISDQFYNFGTFSLNLSNFVTPTDGDPILNYSLSGSLPAGLNFNSSTGVISGLVSDTSGLDFPLSFSATDKNGQSNVVSFTLINSF, encoded by the coding sequence ATGAATACATCATTCCTTGCATTTCCTCTGTCGTATGCTCTGCTATGCGCAGGCTTTTTCCCAGTAGTACTGAAGGCGGCTGACACCGTCGAGCCGGAACCACCTGCCGAACGCAATTTTGAGGCCGAGTTCTCTGCCAACCAGTCCGATCCATTCGGTTTTGTTGCAACCGGAGAATTAACCGGACTCTTGGGGGAGCAGTATCCTGTCTATTCCCGTCTGCAGCTGGGGCAGAATTATCGTGAATTGCTGATGCGGGCGGGGCTGCCATTATTTGGCCAGCAAGGTTTGATTGTTTTAACCGGTCGTGGTCTATATTCGCGTCAGGAGTATGATTTTGGTTCTTCTTTGACCAAAGCGTGGACTCGCGAATCGACTTTCGGCATTGATATTAGTGGCAAGCTGTTTGGCTTTAAAACGGGTGCCTACGGTAGCTATAGCAAGGCTCCGGCTAAAGACTTAGGGAGCGTGTTACAAACCATAGAAACGGATGATGTTTATCGGCAATATCTGCAACCACGGCGTTTGTCGGGTAATCGGGACTGGTCTGGCGGCCTTATGCTTAGCGGTGTAGTTAATCCGACTTTGCGTACTAGCCTGAGTCTGGGGGTTCAGCGGGTTGAGCGTATTTTAAGTAGTGGCACCCAAGTAAATACCGGCATGACGAGTAGTCTGGCCGTGGATTGGCTGCCTGGTGGCGGTAGTATGCTCAATGTGAATGGCAATATTAGTCGTGACACTTATGGCGCGAACATTCGCTTCTATTACCCTATAGTTCGTCAGGTTTCGGCATTTGTTCAATGTAATGGCAGCCGTTATCGCGCAAGTCGCGATAATCAGCTTGCATGCGGGGTCGGTGTGCAATACCGTTTTGGCGCCTCGCCCGCGATAACTACGTTTGAAACCGATACTCCAGATACCTTTACTCCGCGCGAATTGATGGATCAAACACGCCAGATCCCGGTGTATGCAACCCATAGCACTACGCCGGTGCAGGTAGATAACACGGCCAGCCCAATACTGCTGACAGAAATCAGCAAATCCGGCCTAGATGACAATAGTTCATTTGACCGGCAAACCGGTGATATTGTGGTTACGACAAACAGTAATCTGGTCTGTGGTAGTCCGCTGCGATTTACTCGTATCATGGGAGGCAGTGAGGCTAGTTTGCCTCTGAGTCTGCTTAGTACTAATCCGTCCAGTACGCCACAAGTGATCCGCTTCGATACACGTGGTTTGCGTCCTTATCTGCAGGGAGGGGCTGCTCCTGCTACATTCATCGCCAGTTTTGAGCAGTGTACGGTGACTTTGACCAGCTCTGGAGAGCAGCTGATCATCCGCAGCGTAACGACCAAACCCAATCTGCCGGATTCACCCTCAATGCTGCAGGCACCATTAGTGAGTATCACGGGGACGGCCAGTTTAAGTATCAGTAATCGCCTGACTGATCCGGATGGTTTGCGTAATATTGAATACCTGCTGTATTCAGCTAGAGGCGAGCTGATTGGCCGCAATAGCAGTGGCAGTTTTAGTGGATTGAACGCTAATACAGTCTATCAGGCTCAGACCCGCGCCGAAGCGTTGAATAAATCAACTGGGGTCTATAGCCAGATTACCTCTCCATTGACTACAGCACAAACACAGGCCGCGACGCCGCCTGTTGTTGGCAATGTGCCGGATCAGAATGGCCAGGTTGGCAGCGCAATATCGCTGACTCTGAGCAACTTTGTCACTGCAAGTAATGGCGATGCAATTACCGGCTACATGCTAAGTGGAGCACTGCCATCCGGTCTGGTTTTCGATAGTACTAGCGGGGTGCTAAGTGGCACGCCGACTGCTGTTGGCTTTGCCACGCTTAGCCTGAGTGCAATGGATAAGGATGGTGTGTCAAATAGTGATAGTTTTGTACTGACAATCGACCCCGCTCCCGTACCGCCCGTGGTGGCCAGTATTCCTGATCAGATAGCGCAAGCGGGTTCCGCGTTTTCCTTGAATCTGGGTAGTTTTGTTAGCAGTACGAATGGCGATGCAATTACGAGCTATATGCTCAGTGGTGCTTTGCCATCCGGCCTAGTTTTCAATAGCAACACGGGTATATTGAGTGGCACGCCGATCGCAGCAGGGACAGTAACACTTGATTTTAGCGCTGCAGATAAAGATGGTGTTTCAAATAGTGATCGTTTTGTACTGACAATCGCACCTGCTCCCGTACCGCCCGTGGTGGCCAATATTCCTGACCAGACCGGACAGGTTGGTTCCGCATTTTCGCTGAATCTCGGCGGTTTTGTCGCCGCTACAAATGGTGACGGAATTACTAGCTATATCCTAACTGGTGCTTTGCCATCTGGCTTGGTTTTCAATAGCGGCACGGGGATATTGAGTGGCACGCCAATAGCGGCTGGGACGGTAACACTCAGTTTTAGTGCCGCTGACAAAGATGGTGCTTCGAATAGTGATAATTTTGTACTAACCATTATTCCTGCGCCCGGCACTCCTCCGGTTGTTGGTTCTATCTCGGATCAATTTTATAACTTTGGCACCTTCTCGCTCAATTTGTCCAATTTTGTAACGCCAACCGATGGTGATCCGATCTTGAATTACAGCTTGAGCGGCTCTCTGCCCGCTGGCCTGAATTTCAATTCATCTACCGGTGTCATTTCTGGCCTTGTGAGTGACACTTCCGGTCTGGATTTCCCGCTTAGTTTTTCGGCAACAGACAAGAATGGACAATCCAATGTTGTTTCTTTTACGCTGATTAACAGTTTCTAA
- a CDS encoding RNA-binding S4 domain-containing protein — protein MTQHVFELCNEYIALCDLLKAVSIAPSGGIAKMMIAAGDVQVDGQIETRKTAKIRAGMVVSALGETIKVV, from the coding sequence ATGACTCAGCATGTTTTTGAACTCTGCAACGAATATATCGCCCTGTGTGATTTACTGAAAGCCGTATCAATTGCCCCATCCGGTGGCATTGCCAAAATGATGATCGCCGCCGGCGATGTGCAAGTTGATGGCCAGATTGAAACCCGCAAAACCGCCAAAATCCGCGCCGGAATGGTAGTGAGTGCGCTGGGGGAGACGATCAAAGTCGTTTGA